Proteins found in one Halobaculum sp. MBLA0147 genomic segment:
- a CDS encoding ParA family protein — protein MSDDAAGDAVRLCVTNAKGGTGKTTVAINVAGALARRGHEVLFVDLDPQGNATEGLGFPAAYDAEPPTLLDALTSTAHRDAAGDLIRDHAELDLLPSNTDLLHAEHELTIADLVARAGSRSEVDVDPDELGRLSLNLDPGIVSGEGGHAVDQLDRVLDRIDDPYDYVLVDTPPFYGRLTDNAMYAAPNLLIPALTEATSERAIELLFDQVAVLESETGIEVSDVGVVANRVETTNEDAEMIEWFQTVFPDVPVWEVRKRVALQRAFSNGTSIFEYDDGVDMADVFLDVADSVDARFGTPEATR, from the coding sequence ATGAGCGACGACGCGGCGGGAGACGCCGTCAGACTCTGCGTGACGAACGCGAAAGGGGGGACCGGGAAGACGACCGTCGCGATCAACGTGGCGGGCGCACTGGCACGGCGCGGCCACGAGGTGTTGTTCGTCGACCTCGACCCGCAGGGGAACGCCACCGAGGGACTCGGGTTCCCGGCGGCGTACGACGCGGAGCCGCCGACGCTGCTCGACGCGCTCACGTCCACGGCCCACCGCGACGCGGCGGGCGATCTGATCCGAGACCACGCCGAGTTGGACCTGTTGCCGAGCAACACCGACCTGCTCCACGCCGAGCACGAGCTCACCATCGCCGATCTGGTAGCGCGTGCGGGGAGCCGATCGGAGGTGGACGTGGACCCGGACGAGTTGGGACGGCTGTCGTTGAACCTCGACCCGGGGATCGTCTCCGGCGAAGGCGGGCACGCGGTGGACCAACTGGACCGTGTGCTCGACCGGATCGACGACCCGTACGACTACGTGTTGGTGGACACGCCGCCGTTCTACGGGCGGCTGACGGACAACGCGATGTACGCCGCGCCGAACCTCCTGATCCCGGCGTTGACCGAGGCGACCTCCGAACGTGCCATCGAGCTGTTGTTCGATCAGGTGGCGGTGTTGGAGTCCGAGACGGGGATCGAGGTGTCGGACGTCGGGGTGGTCGCCAACCGCGTGGAGACGACCAACGAGGACGCGGAGATGATCGAGTGGTTCCAGACGGTGTTCCCGGACGTGCCGGTGTGGGAGGTGCGCAAGCGGGTGGCGCTCCAGCGAGCGTTCTCGAACGGCACGTCCATCTTCGAGTACGACGACGGCGTCGACATGGCCGATGTGTTCCTGGACGTGGCCGACAGTGTCGACGCCCGCTTCGGGACCCCGGAGGCCACTCGATGA
- a CDS encoding helix-turn-helix domain-containing protein — MTGLRAELSVSAVESCPVAAASREATDTLRDVTWTTDDTDGTVERFDAAAGESLSPTADAESDDAGSATDATTPDSVAGDAAAETVADDAAAETTFETVFDDGQTETVEFGRDWDDCVCERMEAVGCPIDDVRAADGRLLIQFRVRSNERLREVIDAAREVAGDVRLEYVVGAGEERSDAVVVDRGRLTERQREVLETAYASGYFAHPREANAETVAAELGVSPSTFREHLATAQAKLFGAVLGEETADLA, encoded by the coding sequence GTGACCGGACTCCGCGCGGAGCTGTCCGTCTCGGCGGTCGAGAGTTGTCCCGTCGCCGCCGCCTCCCGGGAGGCGACCGACACCCTCCGGGACGTGACGTGGACGACCGACGACACCGACGGCACCGTCGAACGGTTCGACGCCGCGGCCGGCGAGTCGCTGTCTCCCACTGCGGACGCGGAGTCGGACGACGCCGGCTCGGCTACCGACGCGACGACGCCCGACTCGGTGGCCGGCGACGCCGCGGCCGAGACGGTAGCCGACGACGCTGCAGCCGAGACGACGTTCGAGACGGTGTTCGACGACGGGCAGACGGAGACGGTGGAGTTCGGCCGCGACTGGGACGACTGCGTCTGCGAGCGGATGGAGGCCGTCGGCTGTCCGATCGACGACGTGCGAGCGGCCGACGGCCGACTGCTGATCCAGTTCCGGGTCCGTTCGAACGAGCGGCTCCGCGAGGTGATCGACGCGGCTCGCGAGGTGGCCGGCGACGTGCGACTGGAGTACGTCGTCGGCGCGGGCGAGGAGCGCTCCGACGCCGTCGTCGTCGACCGCGGCCGCCTCACCGAACGCCAACGCGAGGTGCTGGAGACGGCCTACGCGAGCGGGTACTTCGCCCACCCGCGGGAGGCAAACGCCGAGACGGTCGCCGCCGAACTGGGCGTCTCCCCGTCCACGTTCCGGGAACACCTCGCGACCGCGCAGGCGAAGCTGTTCGGTGCCGTTCTCGGCGAGGAGACGGCCGATCTGGCGTGA
- a CDS encoding chemotaxis protein CheW, whose protein sequence is MSEDEQSADGETGESGSDTDERRHRRAERLRRGRNSRGTDDDGDDESGDTADPGEAPETTDGTQSSADGDGAGDGDGEGDDPADTTSRAERLRQSRGASAGDSGRADRISRARAGRRTAGDGADGDGGDDTDGAGDTSDADGDSASDADDAGDDPAAGGDDTPKPTTLDTDTTPIVTAASEPLSLDPSEAGGVASDADAPDPATLDADATPAVTAATESLSLDPATASDDHTDEAPPSDPTPESVAEDVTPAVTPATESISLDPADATESADTGGTDAETAPEADESEVDDTGASGVDEAEHDGDDTGEPRVDETDETHDSDESEDTDETDDDDVSVSDRAPGEALAESFQGLEFERGADTFVLAIDYVEAIERIDGVDEVTRVPGTPSHVVGVTAVRERTTSIVDPDRTLGTTGDAGDGEQAVVVLDDDTLATDRQIGILVDAVQNVSTITPASVRDPPTPDDHVAGVVDREDEFLVWVRPDFAVDG, encoded by the coding sequence ATGAGCGAGGACGAGCAGTCCGCGGACGGCGAGACGGGAGAGTCCGGGTCCGACACGGACGAGCGTCGTCACCGCCGCGCCGAACGGCTCCGACGCGGCCGGAACAGTCGTGGGACGGACGACGACGGGGACGACGAGAGTGGCGACACAGCGGACCCCGGCGAGGCGCCCGAGACGACCGACGGCACCCAGTCCTCGGCGGACGGCGACGGAGCGGGGGACGGAGACGGAGAGGGAGACGACCCGGCCGACACGACCAGTCGTGCCGAGCGACTGCGACAGAGCCGCGGTGCGTCGGCCGGCGACAGCGGGCGTGCAGACCGGATCAGTCGCGCACGCGCCGGGCGACGGACGGCGGGTGACGGAGCCGACGGCGACGGTGGCGACGACACGGATGGCGCCGGTGACACCTCCGACGCAGACGGAGACAGCGCCTCCGACGCAGATGACGCCGGCGACGACCCTGCCGCCGGTGGAGACGACACACCGAAACCGACGACTCTCGACACGGACACGACTCCCATCGTTACGGCAGCGAGCGAGCCGCTGTCGCTCGATCCCTCCGAGGCGGGCGGAGTGGCGTCCGACGCCGACGCGCCCGACCCGGCGACGCTCGACGCGGACGCGACTCCGGCCGTCACGGCGGCGACGGAGTCGCTGTCACTGGACCCGGCGACGGCGTCGGACGACCACACAGACGAGGCGCCACCGAGTGACCCGACCCCCGAGTCGGTGGCGGAGGATGTCACACCCGCCGTGACCCCTGCCACGGAGTCGATCTCGTTGGACCCGGCGGACGCGACCGAGAGTGCCGATACGGGTGGGACCGACGCCGAGACGGCTCCGGAGGCGGACGAGTCCGAGGTCGACGACACGGGCGCGTCCGGAGTCGACGAGGCCGAGCACGACGGAGACGACACGGGCGAGCCGAGAGTCGACGAGACAGACGAGACTCACGACAGCGACGAGAGCGAGGACACCGACGAGACCGACGACGACGACGTGTCGGTGTCGGACCGTGCGCCGGGGGAGGCGCTGGCGGAGTCGTTCCAGGGGCTCGAGTTCGAGCGCGGGGCGGACACGTTCGTGCTCGCCATCGACTACGTCGAGGCCATCGAGCGGATCGACGGCGTCGACGAGGTGACGCGCGTCCCCGGAACCCCGAGTCACGTCGTGGGTGTCACCGCCGTCCGCGAGCGGACGACCTCCATCGTCGACCCGGACCGGACGCTGGGGACGACGGGCGACGCCGGCGACGGCGAGCAGGCGGTGGTCGTCTTGGACGACGACACGCTGGCGACGGACCGACAGATCGGGATCCTCGTCGACGCGGTCCAGAACGTCTCGACGATCACGCCGGCGTCCGTGCGCGACCCGCCGACACCGGACGATCACGTCGCCGGCGTCGTCGACCGCGAGGACGAGTTCCTCGTGTGGGTCCGGCCCGACTTCGCCGTCGACGGGTGA
- a CDS encoding MATE family efflux transporter, giving the protein MLDVSTEEMTEGPLGRALAVLAAPIVAQQLVLVGQQVVDIFWVGRLGGSAVAAVGLVTPVIALLSVGTTVAFAGGQIVVSQRSGADDTPGARRAATHAIALAVVANLLMAVVVSPLAGPLVRLFDPGTAVAGLAATYLSVLVFAQVFAGLSDAVEASYVGAGDSRTPLVLNLLAIALNVTLDPLLIFGWGPFPRLEIAGAALATGIGYGVAGAIGLTLLFSGRTDFRLTPRALGFDRETARDILDVGLPRGGQRVVRQVARLVVVAIVSVAAGGAGLAAYTVGARIATVAFVPAAALGSAATTVVGQNLGADRPDRATRATWLSVAVGAGVLGLVGVLQWAVPAEIAALFVPGIEGATLTNTVAYLQILAYGYWALGAIHTVQAGFDGAGRTEVSLYATTLQYWAVRVPVAAGGAFLLGMGALGPFWAVTISNVVAAVGMCLYFWYSTGGDEGLLSRAAEDAGASAD; this is encoded by the coding sequence ATGTTGGACGTGAGCACCGAGGAGATGACCGAGGGGCCGCTCGGCCGCGCGCTGGCCGTGTTGGCGGCGCCCATCGTCGCCCAACAGCTCGTCTTGGTCGGCCAGCAGGTGGTCGACATCTTCTGGGTCGGTCGGCTCGGCGGCTCGGCGGTCGCCGCGGTGGGGTTGGTGACGCCGGTGATCGCGCTGTTGAGCGTCGGGACGACCGTGGCGTTCGCCGGCGGGCAGATCGTCGTCTCCCAACGGAGCGGTGCCGACGACACTCCCGGCGCACGCCGGGCGGCGACGCACGCGATCGCGCTGGCGGTCGTCGCGAACCTCCTGATGGCGGTCGTCGTCTCCCCGCTCGCGGGACCGCTGGTTCGCCTGTTCGATCCCGGGACGGCGGTCGCCGGGCTCGCGGCGACGTACCTCTCCGTGTTGGTGTTCGCACAGGTGTTCGCGGGACTCTCCGACGCCGTCGAGGCCAGCTACGTCGGTGCCGGCGACTCCCGGACCCCGCTCGTGTTGAACCTCCTCGCCATCGCGCTCAACGTCACCTTGGACCCGCTGCTCATCTTCGGGTGGGGGCCGTTCCCGCGGCTCGAGATCGCCGGCGCCGCGCTCGCGACGGGGATCGGCTACGGCGTCGCCGGGGCGATCGGACTGACGCTGCTGTTCTCCGGGCGCACCGACTTCCGGCTCACGCCCCGGGCGCTCGGGTTCGACCGCGAGACTGCCCGCGACATCCTCGACGTGGGACTGCCACGGGGCGGCCAGCGCGTCGTCCGACAGGTGGCTCGGTTGGTCGTCGTCGCGATCGTCTCCGTCGCCGCCGGTGGCGCCGGGTTGGCTGCGTACACCGTCGGTGCACGGATCGCCACCGTCGCGTTCGTCCCCGCGGCGGCGCTGGGCAGCGCCGCCACCACCGTGGTGGGCCAGAACCTCGGCGCCGACCGGCCGGATCGGGCCACGCGTGCCACCTGGTTGAGCGTCGCCGTCGGTGCCGGCGTGCTCGGGCTGGTCGGCGTCCTCCAGTGGGCCGTCCCGGCCGAGATCGCGGCGCTGTTCGTCCCCGGCATCGAGGGGGCGACGCTGACGAACACGGTCGCGTACCTCCAGATCCTCGCGTACGGCTACTGGGCGCTGGGTGCGATCCACACCGTCCAGGCCGGCTTCGACGGTGCCGGACGGACCGAAGTGAGTCTGTACGCCACGACGCTGCAGTACTGGGCCGTCCGCGTCCCCGTCGCCGCCGGCGGCGCGTTCCTCCTCGGGATGGGTGCGCTCGGCCCCTTCTGGGCCGTCACGATCTCCAACGTCGTCGCCGCCGTCGGCATGTGCCTGTACTTCTGGTACTCGACGGGTGGCGACGAGGGGCTGTTGTCGCGAGCGGCCGAGGACGCCGGCGCGAGTGCGGACTGA
- a CDS encoding Htur_1727 family rSAM-partnered candidate RiPP: MSDDGDWHRVDASRADASREWEVFLRETETESLRHVGSVSAPSDDLAREQAAALFDHAAETLWLCPTDETRRFTRSRLGAAHADGAETDTESESDDTTAGFGDGETPADADAAERAVQSGNAEGESATPTGGDGA, from the coding sequence ATGAGTGACGACGGTGACTGGCACCGCGTCGACGCGTCACGCGCCGACGCGAGCCGCGAGTGGGAGGTGTTCCTGCGGGAGACGGAGACGGAGTCGTTGCGTCACGTCGGGAGTGTCTCCGCCCCCAGCGACGACCTCGCGCGCGAACAGGCCGCGGCGCTGTTCGACCACGCCGCCGAGACACTCTGGCTGTGTCCGACCGACGAGACCCGCCGGTTCACCCGCAGTCGACTCGGCGCGGCACACGCCGACGGCGCGGAGACGGACACGGAGTCTGAGAGCGACGACACGACCGCAGGGTTCGGAGACGGAGAGACGCCCGCCGACGCCGACGCCGCCGAGAGAGCCGTCCAGTCCGGGAACGCCGAGGGAGAGTCCGCCACCCCCACGGGAGGTGACGGAGCGTGA
- a CDS encoding TIGR04347 family pseudo-SAM/SPASM protein, producing the protein MISVSKLLHGLDAEGDGLRYDAADESDREQIRQRKQRRPVVVWNATKQCNLTCEHCYAAAEFERAPGELSTAEAKGLLDDLADYGVPVVLFSGGEPLLRADLVELVDYATDAGLRAVLSTNGTLLTEERARKLQRAGLSYAGVSVDGRRETNDAFRGQEGAFDAAVRGMEACLDVGLKTGLRYTITEATAPDVAGIVELLTDVGVDRFCFYHLDYGGRGVPDADVSRERRREAVEQICEVTSDYHERGEEIETLLVGNYADAAFLVEYARREYGVERAERVRRYLEVNGGDPAGERVADVDYQGNVHATQFWQGYALGNVRDRSFGAIWDDESNPLLAALRDRPENLTGKCADCGYRSICRGGSRLRALGVESDLFAPDPQCYLTETERTAPVEVDTGGSPASAD; encoded by the coding sequence GTGATCTCCGTCAGCAAACTCCTCCACGGGTTGGACGCGGAGGGGGACGGGCTGCGGTACGACGCCGCCGACGAGAGCGACCGCGAACAGATTCGCCAACGGAAACAGCGTCGGCCGGTCGTCGTCTGGAACGCGACCAAACAGTGTAACCTCACCTGCGAGCACTGCTACGCCGCCGCCGAGTTCGAGCGTGCGCCCGGCGAGTTGTCCACCGCCGAGGCGAAGGGACTGCTCGACGACCTCGCCGACTACGGCGTCCCGGTGGTCCTCTTCTCCGGCGGGGAGCCGCTGCTCCGCGCGGATCTGGTCGAACTCGTCGACTACGCCACCGACGCCGGGCTCCGGGCGGTGCTGTCGACGAACGGGACGCTGCTCACCGAGGAGCGCGCCCGGAAACTGCAGCGGGCCGGCCTCTCGTACGCGGGCGTCTCCGTCGACGGCCGGCGCGAGACCAACGACGCCTTCCGCGGACAGGAGGGCGCCTTCGACGCCGCCGTCCGCGGGATGGAGGCGTGTCTCGACGTGGGGCTGAAGACGGGGCTCCGGTACACGATCACCGAGGCGACCGCACCCGACGTGGCCGGGATCGTCGAGTTGCTCACGGACGTGGGTGTCGACCGCTTCTGTTTCTACCACCTCGACTACGGCGGCCGAGGTGTGCCGGACGCCGACGTGTCCCGCGAGCGCCGCCGCGAGGCGGTCGAACAGATCTGCGAGGTGACGAGCGACTACCACGAGCGCGGCGAGGAGATCGAGACGCTGTTGGTCGGCAACTACGCCGACGCGGCGTTCCTCGTCGAGTACGCCCGCCGCGAGTACGGCGTCGAGCGCGCCGAGCGCGTCCGGCGGTACCTCGAGGTCAACGGCGGCGACCCGGCCGGCGAGCGCGTCGCCGACGTGGACTACCAGGGGAACGTCCACGCGACGCAGTTCTGGCAGGGGTACGCGCTCGGGAACGTCCGGGACCGGTCGTTCGGGGCGATCTGGGACGACGAGTCGAACCCACTACTCGCGGCGCTGCGCGACCGCCCCGAGAACCTCACCGGGAAGTGTGCCGACTGCGGCTACCGGAGCATCTGTCGTGGCGGCTCCCGACTCCGCGCGCTCGGTGTCGAGAGCGACCTATTCGCCCCAGACCCACAGTGTTACCTCACGGAGACGGAACGCACCGCGCCGGTCGAAGTCGACACTGGCGGATCGCCGGCGTCGGCGGACTGA
- a CDS encoding helix-turn-helix domain-containing protein produces the protein MTDAPTAETTFEVLGDESTRQVFARLDTPLSAQDVADESGIPLSTVYRALDRLEDAALAERRIVIRDDGNRVFRFVRTTDELTLAAGGGALELSTDLGGTGEPVVPAAAGASD, from the coding sequence ATGACTGACGCCCCGACCGCGGAGACGACCTTCGAGGTGCTGGGTGACGAGTCCACGCGGCAGGTGTTCGCCAGGCTCGACACGCCGCTGTCGGCACAGGACGTGGCCGACGAGAGTGGGATCCCGCTGTCGACGGTGTACCGGGCGCTCGACCGGTTGGAGGACGCGGCGTTGGCCGAGCGCCGGATCGTCATCAGAGACGACGGCAACCGCGTGTTCCGGTTCGTCCGGACGACGGACGAGCTCACCCTCGCCGCCGGTGGCGGCGCGTTGGAGTTGTCGACCGATCTCGGTGGCACCGGCGAGCCCGTCGTCCCCGCCGCCGCCGGTGCCTCCGACTGA
- a CDS encoding helix-turn-helix domain-containing protein gives MARDALSRRAQSETEPALDAVLDALDDDDCRVIIEHLEEPMTAAELSDATDIPSSTMYRKLDLLSEAALVDEGTEVRPDGHHASVYVTDFETVEVSLDDERSLTVDVERPSDRDADERLSAMWQEVRRET, from the coding sequence ATGGCCCGCGACGCCCTGTCGCGGCGGGCGCAGTCGGAGACCGAGCCAGCGCTGGACGCGGTGTTGGACGCGCTCGACGACGACGACTGTCGTGTGATCATCGAACACTTGGAGGAACCAATGACTGCAGCCGAACTGTCCGACGCGACGGACATCCCGAGTTCGACGATGTACCGCAAACTCGACTTGCTCTCGGAGGCAGCGCTGGTCGACGAGGGGACGGAGGTGCGCCCGGACGGCCACCACGCGAGCGTCTACGTCACCGACTTCGAGACCGTGGAGGTGTCGTTGGACGACGAGCGGTCGCTCACCGTCGACGTGGAGCGGCCGAGCGATCGGGACGCCGACGAACGACTCTCCGCGATGTGGCAGGAGGTGCGCCGCGAGACATGA
- a CDS encoding mechanosensitive ion channel domain-containing protein: protein MFLDGIVAALPRVVGGLAFLVCSYLVIRVVLAVVRRVLRGIYPEDQGLVVDLSVAVVGVFLWFGVVLALLNIVGLGDVAASLGTASGFVGLGVAFALKEMIADTVAGVYLIRDPDFEEGDRVETAGVTGEVAGVGLRKARIETDDGTLVVLANRDVEKKWENESRTQSTAPTEL from the coding sequence GTGTTCCTCGACGGCATCGTCGCCGCGCTCCCGCGTGTCGTCGGTGGCCTCGCCTTCCTCGTCTGTTCGTACCTCGTGATCCGGGTCGTGCTCGCCGTCGTCCGCCGGGTGCTCCGTGGGATCTACCCCGAAGACCAGGGGCTCGTGGTCGACCTCTCGGTGGCGGTCGTCGGGGTGTTCCTCTGGTTCGGGGTCGTCCTCGCGTTGTTGAACATCGTCGGCCTGGGCGACGTGGCAGCGAGTCTCGGCACGGCCAGCGGCTTCGTCGGCTTGGGCGTCGCGTTCGCGCTCAAAGAGATGATCGCCGACACCGTCGCCGGGGTGTACCTCATCCGCGACCCGGACTTCGAGGAGGGCGACCGCGTCGAGACGGCCGGTGTCACCGGCGAGGTGGCCGGCGTCGGTCTCCGGAAGGCCCGCATCGAGACGGACGACGGCACGCTCGTCGTCCTCGCCAACCGCGACGTCGAGAAGAAGTGGGAGAACGAGTCGCGCACCCAGAGCACCGCGCCGACGGAACTGTGA
- a CDS encoding phytoene desaturase family protein, with protein sequence MSSETGDRFVGDVSRRVPTEALRGARTVVVGGGIGGLAAAASLAADGADVRLYEQGDRLGGSANLLERDGFRFDTGPSWYLMPGTFERFFAQFDREPSDYYELTRLDPHYRVFWKDGDRAEVSDDLAEVRALFDEYETGAGDALDDYLADAAEAYELGLERFVYTDRSRLRDFLDWDVVKSGRALPMLRSMDEYVQTYVEHPKLRQLLEYTLVFLGGSPYNTPALYCMLSHADLNLGVYYPEGGMYAVVEALRELGAELGVEFRTGAPVTEITATAAESGAADGAPFDRAYTVTTADGPVRADAVVSNLNPQVAEQELLAPDLRRHDDDYWNRQTLAPSAYMLYLGVEGAVEPLEHHTLVLPTDWDDHFASIFDDPAWPEDPAYYVSVPSRTDDTVAPDGHEAVVVLVPIAPGLDDGPATRERYRETVLADLAAYTGVDLRDRIVVEEDACVTEFADHLGAPGGSALGLAHTLDQTGPLRPGHRGGAPGLYFTGGYTTPGIGVPMTLLSGSQTADALRADAEGDRLLPASVPLPF encoded by the coding sequence ATGTCGAGTGAGACGGGCGATCGGTTCGTCGGCGACGTCTCGCGGCGGGTCCCGACCGAGGCGCTGCGCGGCGCGCGGACGGTCGTCGTCGGTGGTGGGATCGGCGGGCTCGCCGCGGCTGCCTCGTTGGCCGCCGACGGTGCCGACGTGCGGCTGTACGAGCAGGGGGACCGACTGGGTGGCTCCGCGAACCTCCTCGAACGAGACGGGTTCCGGTTCGACACCGGGCCGTCGTGGTACCTGATGCCCGGCACGTTCGAACGGTTCTTCGCACAGTTCGACCGCGAACCGAGCGACTACTACGAGCTCACACGACTCGACCCACACTACCGCGTGTTCTGGAAGGACGGCGACCGCGCCGAGGTGTCCGACGACCTCGCGGAGGTGCGGGCGCTGTTCGACGAGTACGAGACCGGTGCGGGCGACGCGCTCGACGACTACCTCGCGGACGCTGCGGAGGCGTACGAACTCGGGTTGGAACGGTTCGTCTACACGGACCGGTCCCGACTACGGGACTTCCTCGACTGGGACGTGGTCAAGAGCGGGCGGGCGCTCCCGATGCTCCGCTCGATGGACGAGTACGTCCAGACGTACGTCGAACACCCGAAGCTCCGGCAGTTGTTGGAGTACACACTCGTCTTCCTCGGTGGGTCGCCGTACAACACGCCGGCGCTGTACTGTATGCTCAGTCACGCCGACCTGAACCTCGGCGTCTACTACCCCGAGGGCGGGATGTACGCCGTCGTCGAGGCGCTGCGCGAGTTGGGGGCGGAGTTGGGTGTCGAGTTCCGCACCGGCGCCCCCGTGACGGAGATCACCGCGACTGCGGCAGAGAGTGGTGCAGCCGACGGCGCTCCGTTCGATCGGGCGTACACCGTGACGACGGCGGACGGGCCGGTCCGGGCGGACGCGGTCGTGTCGAACCTGAACCCGCAGGTCGCCGAGCAGGAGCTGCTCGCGCCGGACCTCAGACGCCACGACGACGACTACTGGAACCGGCAGACGCTGGCGCCGTCGGCGTACATGCTGTACCTCGGGGTCGAGGGTGCCGTCGAGCCGCTCGAACACCACACCCTCGTGCTCCCGACGGACTGGGACGACCACTTCGCGTCCATCTTCGACGACCCGGCGTGGCCCGAGGACCCGGCGTACTACGTCTCCGTCCCCTCGCGAACCGACGACACCGTCGCCCCCGACGGGCACGAGGCGGTCGTGGTGCTCGTGCCCATCGCGCCCGGCTTGGACGACGGCCCGGCGACGCGCGAGCGGTACCGCGAGACGGTGTTGGCGGATCTCGCGGCGTACACCGGCGTCGACCTCCGCGACCGGATCGTCGTCGAGGAGGACGCCTGCGTGACGGAGTTCGCCGACCACCTCGGCGCGCCGGGCGGCAGCGCGCTCGGGCTCGCACACACGCTCGACCAGACGGGGCCCCTCCGGCCGGGCCATCGCGGCGGCGCCCCTGGACTGTACTTCACCGGCGGCTACACGACGCCCGGGATCGGCGTCCCGATGACGCTGTTGTCCGGGTCGCAGACCGCCGACGCGCTCCGGGCCGACGCCGAGGGCGACCGGCTGCTCCCCGCGTCGGTACCGCTGCCCTTCTGA
- a CDS encoding zinc-binding dehydrogenase, which translates to MHAVQFESHGDRDVIAYDEYPEPEPAADEVVVDVEAAALNHLDVWTRRGLPGIDLAFPHVPGSDAAGVVTETGADVERFAVDDHVAVSAGVSCGTCEFCRDGEPTMCVDFHLLGEHVPGVHAERVAVPADNLVPVPDGVDWTVAGSASLVFQTAWRMLVERGEIRPGESVLVLGASGGVGHAAVQIADYVGCEVFATASSDEKLSYAADCGADHTIDYEATDFAEAIREQTGHRGVDVVVDHVGATTWRDSLRSLAKGGRLLTCGATTGGNPETDVNRIFWNQLQVIGSTMASPGEVDDVLSLVWDGTFEPRIREVLPMSEAARGHELLENREGFGKVVLRPDSEL; encoded by the coding sequence GTGCACGCCGTTCAGTTCGAGTCACACGGAGATCGCGACGTGATCGCGTACGACGAGTACCCGGAGCCGGAGCCGGCGGCCGACGAGGTCGTCGTCGACGTCGAGGCGGCGGCGCTGAACCACCTCGACGTGTGGACGCGCCGCGGACTCCCGGGGATCGACCTCGCCTTCCCACACGTCCCCGGGAGCGACGCGGCAGGCGTCGTCACGGAGACGGGGGCCGACGTGGAGCGGTTCGCCGTCGACGACCACGTGGCGGTCTCGGCGGGCGTCTCCTGTGGGACGTGCGAGTTCTGCCGCGACGGGGAGCCGACGATGTGTGTCGACTTCCACCTCCTCGGCGAACACGTCCCCGGCGTCCACGCCGAGCGGGTCGCGGTCCCGGCGGACAACCTCGTGCCGGTCCCCGACGGGGTCGACTGGACCGTCGCGGGGTCGGCGAGTCTCGTGTTCCAGACCGCCTGGCGGATGCTCGTCGAACGTGGCGAGATCCGTCCCGGGGAGTCAGTCTTGGTGTTGGGTGCCTCCGGGGGCGTGGGCCACGCCGCGGTCCAGATCGCCGACTACGTCGGCTGTGAGGTGTTCGCGACAGCCTCCTCAGACGAGAAGCTGTCGTACGCCGCCGACTGTGGCGCGGACCACACGATCGACTACGAGGCGACGGACTTCGCCGAGGCGATCCGCGAGCAGACGGGCCACCGCGGCGTGGACGTGGTGGTCGACCACGTCGGGGCGACGACGTGGCGCGACTCGCTGCGCTCGCTCGCGAAGGGTGGACGACTGCTCACCTGCGGCGCGACCACCGGCGGGAACCCGGAGACGGACGTGAACCGGATCTTCTGGAACCAACTGCAGGTGATCGGCTCGACGATGGCCTCCCCGGGCGAGGTCGACGACGTGCTCTCGCTGGTGTGGGACGGCACCTTCGAGCCGCGGATCCGCGAGGTGCTCCCGATGTCCGAGGCAGCGCGTGGGCACGAACTGTTGGAGAACCGTGAGGGCTTTGGAAAGGTGGTGCTTAGACCCGACAGTGAGCTCTGA